Proteins from a genomic interval of Candidatus Rubidus massiliensis:
- the xcpQ gene encoding General secretion pathway protein D — MKISRFFQSLSLRLVLVTCSIFSKIHGQSFIQQGNDPSSFSKFDPDTEKQWNFKQEPPFSKSDTNSIFDYPNQKDNFYRIEAPVKTANTATEQQQQQQQGSSSPLPAPQTPTATPSATPPVVNAATSPIFTPQTTTPPLQNPESRANNEAQTPEQKGILVNFNNISMGELLRYISRISNKNFIFDENDIQFNVTIVSEEMTTLENLMTAILQELRIHDLSLLEQGNNLIIHKNPRVGSLNRVISEDLPETMKGPLGDIVTQVFRLNSIDVETAATLLRPMLSEFAIVSIVNTTNHIIVTDLTSNIRQIDTLLKSVDSPSGGLVIGQYVVRNALIDTLIQLADTIIRPISQDQPLIFVPHAAANSIFIVSTPYFVERTISILQYLDQTQGTTQILNPKDLNFNGTGAPLAGRWRIDEAGLWHYETTFQGEAPPVGKWSLDNQGNWKFEPGIYGREGEGPEGRWERKPRGWSFLLAPGKAISPERLMREQKFTPELPVGNLERTKFYLYKLLFRRGDQIVIALSRIAESLQMTGTTNQDLVSAIGSIQWIESSNSLVFTGTSQSISKIKELIEEIDVPLRQVFLEMLILETTVDDSLNFSVNEGARFGGGRTAGNETFISAGSTIPAMLNSTGPNTFPNPAVIQPNQVGFSLGIIGETLTHNGTHFATLAALVRAVDRRDSVKVILNPKILTEDNSPAEIFVGENTQFPTQSIANNDGLIVTQNFEFRDVGIRLRVTPLIGNNDLITLDIQEEVSRVISGGTQQINNLSQQVIGPTTTVSRTTTKVHVPDGYFLVLSGAIRDAERRLRVQTPCLGGIPIIGAAFSDKLVVDEKRNLMIFIHPRIIDTEEQIQNLTKHQQDIYRMKNRRKSVWKYETEEALDFLNLEDIEDTEGEFDRY; from the coding sequence ATGAAAATAAGCCGTTTTTTTCAAAGTCTATCACTAAGACTTGTGCTAGTTACTTGTTCCATTTTTTCAAAGATTCATGGACAAAGTTTTATACAACAAGGGAATGATCCATCTTCATTCTCTAAATTTGATCCTGATACTGAAAAACAATGGAATTTCAAGCAAGAACCTCCATTTTCAAAGTCAGACACCAATTCCATTTTCGATTACCCTAACCAAAAAGATAATTTTTATCGCATTGAAGCTCCCGTAAAAACAGCAAATACGGCTACCGAACAACAACAACAACAACAACAAGGTAGTTCGTCACCTTTACCCGCTCCACAAACACCAACAGCCACCCCATCTGCTACTCCTCCAGTAGTAAATGCTGCCACTTCTCCTATTTTTACCCCACAAACTACGACTCCCCCTTTGCAAAATCCAGAGTCACGGGCAAATAATGAAGCCCAAACGCCTGAACAAAAAGGGATATTAGTTAATTTTAACAATATAAGTATGGGAGAGTTGCTACGATATATAAGTCGTATATCTAATAAAAATTTTATCTTTGACGAAAACGATATTCAATTTAATGTAACTATTGTTTCTGAAGAAATGACAACTCTTGAAAATTTAATGACGGCTATTTTGCAAGAGTTACGCATTCATGATTTAAGTTTGTTAGAGCAGGGAAACAATCTAATTATTCATAAAAACCCACGCGTTGGGAGTTTAAATCGTGTAATTTCTGAAGATTTACCCGAAACTATGAAAGGTCCCCTTGGTGATATTGTAACGCAAGTATTTCGTTTAAACTCTATAGACGTTGAAACAGCTGCTACATTGCTAAGGCCAATGCTTTCTGAATTTGCCATTGTTTCAATTGTTAATACAACCAATCATATCATTGTTACAGATTTAACCTCTAATATCAGACAAATCGATACATTGTTAAAAAGTGTTGATTCACCATCTGGTGGATTAGTTATTGGTCAATACGTTGTAAGAAATGCTTTGATAGATACTTTAATTCAATTAGCTGACACGATCATTCGTCCTATTTCTCAAGACCAACCACTTATATTTGTACCTCACGCTGCCGCTAATAGCATTTTCATTGTATCAACTCCTTATTTTGTAGAACGTACCATTTCTATTTTGCAATATTTAGATCAAACGCAAGGAACAACTCAAATTTTAAATCCTAAAGATTTAAATTTTAATGGCACAGGCGCGCCCCTTGCTGGTAGATGGCGTATCGACGAAGCTGGACTTTGGCATTATGAGACAACTTTTCAAGGAGAAGCTCCCCCTGTTGGCAAATGGTCTTTAGATAATCAAGGGAATTGGAAGTTTGAACCTGGAATTTATGGAAGAGAAGGTGAAGGACCAGAAGGACGCTGGGAAAGAAAACCAAGAGGTTGGAGTTTTTTGTTAGCCCCTGGCAAAGCCATTTCTCCTGAAAGATTAATGAGGGAACAAAAATTTACTCCTGAACTTCCGGTTGGCAATTTAGAAAGAACTAAGTTTTATTTGTACAAACTTCTCTTTAGAAGAGGGGATCAAATTGTCATCGCTTTAAGTCGAATTGCTGAAAGCTTACAAATGACAGGGACTACAAACCAAGATTTGGTATCTGCCATCGGTAGCATTCAGTGGATTGAATCATCTAATTCTTTAGTTTTTACAGGAACTAGCCAATCGATTAGTAAGATCAAGGAATTGATTGAAGAAATTGACGTACCTTTAAGACAAGTTTTTTTAGAAATGTTAATATTAGAGACTACTGTTGATGACTCTTTAAATTTTTCTGTTAATGAAGGTGCACGTTTTGGTGGAGGAAGAACAGCTGGTAATGAAACGTTTATTTCAGCTGGCAGTACCATTCCCGCCATGTTAAACTCAACAGGTCCTAATACTTTTCCAAACCCGGCTGTTATCCAACCTAACCAAGTGGGATTTAGCTTAGGTATTATTGGAGAAACCCTGACACACAATGGCACACATTTTGCTACTTTAGCAGCCCTTGTAAGAGCTGTGGATAGAAGAGACAGTGTAAAAGTTATTTTAAACCCTAAAATATTAACTGAAGATAACTCGCCAGCTGAAATATTTGTGGGAGAAAATACTCAATTTCCAACCCAATCGATCGCAAATAACGATGGTTTAATCGTTACTCAAAACTTTGAATTTAGAGATGTGGGTATTCGTTTACGCGTTACTCCCCTAATTGGAAATAATGATTTAATTACGTTAGATATCCAAGAAGAAGTAAGTCGTGTCATCTCTGGTGGAACACAACAAATCAACAACTTAAGTCAGCAGGTCATTGGTCCTACTACTACTGTTAGCCGTACTACTACAAAAGTACACGTTCCTGATGGATACTTTTTAGTACTCAGTGGCGCCATTCGAGATGCGGAAAGAAGACTTAGAGTACAAACTCCTTGCTTAGGCGGCATTCCAATTATTGGTGCAGCCTTTAGCGATAAGCTAGTTGTTGATGAAAAGCGAAATCTTATGATCTTTATTCATCCTAGAATCATTGATACAGAAGAACAAATTCAAAATCTTACAAAACATCAGCAAGACATTTATCGTATGAAAAATAGACGTAAATCTGTTTGGAAGTATGAAACTGAAGAAGCATTAGATTTCTTGAATTTAGAAGATATCGAAGATACTGAAGGTGAATTTGACCGCTATTAA
- the stkP_1 gene encoding Serine/threonine-protein kinase StkP translates to MVDDEQNSPTIPPGSTQSWPIPLTPKQIGPYEITGLLEKGGMSLLYLGTHPDTNEPTTIKVLSSKYLSNTEIVERFLKEAEIIALADHPHIVKLFGYGEWEGGLYIAMEYIEGVSLRQYLMQTPLSLKRSLEFVIDIAYAICHLHRHGVIHRDLKPENILVTNKNFIKVIDFGIAQLLTEKDEHQQSYRQKFIGTPIYMSPEQRDNPESVTFASDIYSLGIITYELVLGKLSHGQIHIGLMPKGLQKILIKALQPDPKNRYQDIVDFIFDLNAYLQSPAFEKERKMRDQLSEFTEDLRQTQSFLISEIKPKWPKEEVGIAVYKSLQVTNLVQDFFQLKDNIYGLMIGESSSKNVEGFYYSAFIKGVIRSLAFLQKNTRELFHHFHELIYEDKPESFSLSFVLFEENENEIYALTQENSHIWYLENNKKELKKITTFSNNRVDSSLLEYHIPWNAGDRLIIANYPSTKEIVHELNENILLQQLNTHLDLSPQQLVDATLRYLRVFSKIKNFSISLICIKKTI, encoded by the coding sequence ATGGTAGATGACGAGCAAAATTCTCCAACTATTCCGCCTGGATCTACACAATCTTGGCCCATCCCGCTAACTCCAAAGCAAATTGGCCCGTATGAGATTACCGGGCTTTTAGAAAAAGGTGGGATGAGCTTGCTCTATTTAGGCACACATCCCGATACAAATGAACCCACAACGATTAAAGTTCTATCTTCAAAATATTTATCCAATACAGAAATTGTTGAAAGATTTTTAAAAGAAGCTGAAATCATCGCATTAGCTGATCATCCTCACATTGTGAAATTGTTTGGTTATGGAGAATGGGAAGGTGGCTTATATATTGCAATGGAATACATTGAAGGGGTTTCGTTAAGACAATATCTAATGCAAACACCTTTGTCTTTAAAACGCTCTTTAGAATTCGTCATTGATATTGCATATGCTATTTGCCATTTACATCGCCACGGTGTTATTCATCGAGATTTAAAACCTGAGAATATTCTTGTCACAAATAAAAATTTTATTAAAGTGATCGACTTTGGTATCGCCCAGCTATTAACTGAAAAAGACGAACACCAACAATCTTATAGGCAAAAATTCATTGGTACCCCAATCTATATGAGTCCAGAGCAAAGAGATAACCCTGAATCTGTTACTTTTGCCTCAGACATTTATTCTCTTGGCATCATCACTTATGAACTAGTATTGGGTAAATTAAGTCATGGCCAAATTCACATTGGATTAATGCCAAAAGGCTTACAAAAAATTTTAATAAAAGCTTTACAGCCTGATCCAAAAAATAGATATCAAGATATAGTTGATTTTATTTTTGATCTAAATGCTTATCTACAATCTCCAGCTTTTGAAAAAGAGCGTAAAATGAGAGATCAACTCAGTGAGTTTACAGAAGATTTAAGACAAACCCAATCATTCTTAATTTCAGAAATTAAGCCGAAATGGCCAAAGGAAGAAGTTGGGATAGCTGTTTATAAAAGTCTTCAAGTAACTAATTTGGTACAAGACTTTTTTCAATTAAAAGATAATATTTATGGATTAATGATCGGTGAATCTTCTTCTAAAAATGTTGAAGGTTTTTATTACTCTGCTTTTATTAAAGGTGTCATCCGATCTTTGGCCTTTTTACAAAAAAATACAAGGGAACTATTCCACCACTTTCATGAATTAATCTATGAAGATAAGCCAGAATCATTTTCTTTATCCTTTGTACTTTTTGAAGAAAATGAGAATGAAATCTACGCACTTACGCAGGAAAATAGCCACATTTGGTACCTTGAAAATAACAAAAAAGAATTAAAAAAAATAACTACTTTTTCAAATAATCGAGTAGATAGCTCTTTACTTGAATACCATATTCCATGGAATGCAGGGGATAGATTGATAATAGCCAATTATCCATCCACTAAAGAGATTGTACATGAACTAAATGAGAACATTTTACTCCAACAATTAAATACTCATTTGGATCTTTCCCCTCAGCAATTAGTAGATGCCACTTTACGCTATTTACGCGTCTTTTCTAAAATAAAAAATTTTTCTATTAGTTTAATTTGTATAAAGAAAACAATTTAA